One stretch of Desulfatibacillum aliphaticivorans DSM 15576 DNA includes these proteins:
- the aroB gene encoding 3-dehydroquinate synthase — MEEDNMVRELKISGKTGNSRIMVGEALKNLGLHLPKGKTVIITDETVNDLYGNLFPACPVLEIGEGEGNKTLDTVARLMGELVGLGLDRSCFIVGIGGGIVCDVTGFVASTYLRGVDFGFCPTTLLAQVDASVGGKNGVNYKGYKNMVGVFNQPSFVLCDPKVLKSLPQDELTNGFAEIVKHGAIRDESHFTFLEDNKAKALSLDSEFMAHLIYDSIAIKADVVNQDEKETGIRKILNFGHTFGHALEKTAGVSHGKAVSAGMVMACNLSMDRGLLKESDSERIKKLLKDLGLPLRIEVDPAKALDALAKDKKKLGDAIQFVLLKALGEAVVETISIRDLETNLG; from the coding sequence ATGGAAGAAGACAACATGGTCAGAGAACTGAAAATATCAGGCAAGACCGGAAACTCGCGCATCATGGTTGGGGAGGCCCTGAAAAACCTGGGCCTCCACCTGCCCAAAGGGAAGACCGTCATCATTACGGACGAGACGGTCAACGATCTTTACGGAAATCTGTTTCCCGCCTGCCCGGTTCTGGAGATTGGAGAAGGCGAGGGGAATAAGACCCTGGACACCGTCGCCCGGCTTATGGGCGAACTGGTAGGCCTGGGCCTGGATCGGTCCTGCTTTATCGTGGGAATCGGCGGCGGCATTGTGTGCGACGTTACGGGCTTTGTCGCGTCCACGTATTTGCGCGGGGTGGACTTCGGGTTTTGCCCCACTACGCTCCTGGCTCAGGTGGACGCCAGCGTAGGCGGCAAGAACGGGGTTAATTACAAAGGATACAAAAACATGGTGGGCGTGTTCAATCAGCCCTCCTTTGTACTGTGCGATCCCAAGGTTTTAAAAAGCCTGCCCCAGGACGAATTGACGAACGGATTTGCGGAAATCGTCAAGCACGGCGCCATCCGGGACGAGTCTCACTTCACCTTTTTGGAGGACAACAAGGCCAAGGCGCTATCTTTGGATTCGGAGTTCATGGCTCACCTGATTTACGACTCCATCGCCATCAAGGCGGACGTGGTCAATCAGGACGAAAAGGAGACCGGCATTCGGAAAATATTGAATTTCGGCCACACCTTCGGCCACGCCCTGGAAAAAACCGCGGGCGTCTCCCACGGCAAGGCCGTAAGCGCGGGCATGGTTATGGCCTGCAACTTGTCCATGGATCGGGGGCTGCTCAAGGAATCGGACAGCGAACGCATTAAAAAACTGCTGAAAGACCTGGGCCTTCCCCTGCGCATTGAGGTGGATCCCGCCAAGGCCCTGGACGCCCTGGCCAAAGACAAGAAAAAGCTGGGCGACGCCATCCAGTTTGTGTTGCTAAAGGCCCTGGGCGAGGCTGTGGTGGAAACGATTTCCATCCGGGATCTTGAGACGAATTTGGGGTGA
- the trpA gene encoding tryptophan synthase subunit alpha — MSCIKNSFEALKAKNEKALVGFVTAGDPDFDKSVEIVKAMCEGGMDVLELGIPFSDPTADGPVIQRSSQRALSSGMSLPKVLEMVKIVRGFTKIPIVLFGYYNPIFSYGGKRFYEDALAAGADGVLIVDLPPEESAELTSLWEGDDFDFIRLVAPTTGQDRMKQIADEASGFIYLVSMTGVTGSQGLDSSKVADVIAPLKAVTDLPVCVGFGISTPEHVKAVAAVSDGVVVGSAFERLIEENLENRGLHTMVQEYTESLKAATRG, encoded by the coding sequence ATGAGCTGCATCAAGAATAGCTTTGAAGCATTAAAGGCAAAGAACGAAAAGGCTTTGGTGGGCTTTGTGACGGCCGGGGACCCGGATTTCGACAAGTCCGTGGAGATCGTCAAAGCCATGTGCGAAGGCGGCATGGATGTGCTGGAGCTTGGCATCCCCTTTTCCGATCCCACGGCGGACGGCCCGGTGATCCAGCGCTCCTCCCAGAGGGCCTTATCCTCGGGCATGAGCCTGCCCAAGGTTTTGGAAATGGTGAAGATCGTCCGGGGTTTCACGAAAATCCCCATTGTCCTGTTCGGATATTACAACCCCATTTTCTCCTACGGCGGAAAGCGTTTTTACGAAGACGCCCTGGCAGCGGGCGCGGACGGCGTGCTGATTGTGGATCTGCCGCCGGAGGAGTCCGCAGAGCTGACTTCCTTATGGGAGGGAGACGATTTTGACTTCATAAGGCTGGTAGCGCCCACCACGGGACAGGACCGCATGAAGCAGATTGCGGACGAGGCCTCCGGGTTCATCTATCTGGTTTCCATGACCGGCGTTACGGGCAGCCAGGGTTTGGACAGCTCCAAGGTTGCTGACGTCATCGCGCCTTTGAAGGCGGTGACGGATCTGCCGGTTTGCGTGGGCTTCGGCATTTCCACGCCGGAGCATGTGAAGGCCGTGGCCGCAGTGTCGGACGGTGTGGTGGTGGGTTCGGCCTTTGAAAGATTGATCGAGGAGAACCTGGAAAATCGCGGCCTGCATACCATGGTTCAGGAATACACCGAATCGCTTAAGGCGGCGACCAGGGGATAG